The window GAGAAGTCTGGCATCTGGATGTAGAGCCCGGGCGGATTGGCCAGGGTGGCCTTGTTTGACGGCCGCTGCGGATTGGGCGGCGCGACGAGCTGATTCACGGACAGCCCGATGTGCGGGTCGCTGTTGCGGGCGGGCTGGCCATACTGCGCGCAGCAGATGAGCGTCTGCGGATTGGAGTTGCCCACGGGACGCGGCACCGTCGCGGCCGACGCGAGCCCGATTTCCGTCTGGAGCGTGTTGGGCGTGCTCGTCAGGTGCATGGCGCCACCCTCGCTCGCCGTGGACACCGGCCCGCTGTTCCACCGGTTGAGCGGGTTGTACGCGGGGCGTCCCGTGGACGGGTCCTCCACCGGCCGTCCCGTGGACGGGTCCTCCAGATACAGGTCCTCCAGCGCGATCTGCCGCTTGCCCAGGGTGGAGCGATACAGCTCCAGCACCTTGTTCGGGTCCACCGCCCACAGCGTGTTCCAGTACTCCGGATTCTCACACGTGAAGTCGATGCGGAGGATGTTGCCCTGGCTGTCGCGCTCGACGCTCCACTCGCAATATTCGTCCTGCCAGCCCCGAGGGCCGAAGGGGCCGTAGTGGCTCACGTCCCCGGTACAGGGATTGGTGATTTGCGGCAGGTCCGAGAATGGCGTTCCATCCTTCGTCCGGCCCGTGTCCGCCAGGGCCAGCAGGTCCTCCTCCGGTAGCACCAGCCCCTTGGCATTCGTCCCACCCTGCCCTCCGAAGTAGAAACCCAGACGGCCGGGGAACGCATTCCATTGGATGGCGGCGTAGCTCCCCTGCGCCGTGTCCGTCTGCGCGGGGTTGAAATACCAGGTGTTGTTGGCGGAGTTGGACATGTTCCACGGGTTGCCCGTGATGCCCTGGTCGGTGAAGCCCGTGAGGTTGAAGTTCCATGCCTCGTTGAGCTTCTTCTGTGCTGTCGGGTCCTCGGGGAAATCAATCTGGTTCGCCGGGGCCAGGAAACGATGCACGCCATCGGGGGAAGGCTTTGCCATATCATGGACTCCTTTTTTCGACAGCCATTGACGCCAACCCTTGTCGTGCATGAATGACTGCCTTTCAAGACACCCCTTCACTTCTCATGAACAAGCGTCCGACAGAAAACCCGACTTCTGGACTAAGGGAAAACCGGGGCGGCCCGCAAGAACAGCTGCAATCACCCGCATCCCCGCACGTACTGCGCGAAATGAAGGGGAGGTCTGAATGAGATGGCTGAGCACGCGCCTCACGGGCGTACTGGTGGCATGGGTGCTGGTGGCACCGCTGGCGGAGGCGGCGAACCGGAAGCAGGAGGTAGACCGGTACATCCATGGGTTCCACCAGAAGGGCATGTTCAACGGAACGGCGCTCGTAGCCACGGAGGGGGGCATCCTCCTCAAGAAGGGCTACGGCTCCGCGAACCTCGAGTGGAAGGTGCCCAACGCGCCGGACACGAAGTTCCGCATCGGCTCCATCACCAAGTCCTTCACGGCAACCGTCATCCTGCAGCTCGTCGCCGAGGGAAAGCTCCAGCTCGATGACCCCATCACGAAGCACCTGCCGGACTACCGGGGCGACACCGGTGGGCGCGTCACCATCACCCACCTGTTGAACCACACCTCCGGCATCCCCAGCTACACGTCAGCCCCCCATTTCCGGGCCGACTCGGTCAACCCCTATGGCGTCGCGGAGTTCGTGAAGAAGTCCTGCAGTGGCGACCTGGAGTTCGAGCCCGGCACGAAGTACGCGTACAACAACTGCGGCTACTACCTGCTGGGCGCCCTCATCGAGAAGCTCACCGGCCAGACGTATGCGCAGGCCGTGCAGGCGCGCATCTTCGGGCCACTGGGCATGAAGGACTCCGGCTATGACGTCACCGCCACGGTGCTGCCCAAGCGCGCCAGCGGCTACACGCCCAGGCCGGGCGGGTACGTCAACGCGCCCTACATCGACATGGGCCAGCCCTATGCCGCCGGCTCGCTGTACTCGACGGTGGAGGACCTGTACCGCTGGGACCGGGCCTTCTACGGCGACACGCTGATGCCCGCGGAGCTCAAGCAGAAGATGCTCACCCCGGGCCTTCAGCACTACGGCTTCGGCTGGGCCATTGCCCCCGTGCAACTGCATGACGGCAAGACGAAGCTTCCAGGTATCTTCCACAGCGGCGGCATCAACGGCTTCTCATCCCTCCTGGTCCGCCTGCCCGAGCGCAAGGAGGTCGTCATCCTCCTCGACAACGCGACCCACGGCGACCTCCAGGAGATTGCGGGCGGCGTGCTGAGCATCCTCCATGGCATCGCCCCCCGGCAGGCCCGGATGCCCATCGGCACCGTGATGATGGAGTCTCTCGGCAAGGGCTCCACCGCCGAGGCCATCGCCAACTACCGCGCGCTGAAGAAGACGAAAGAAGCCCAGTACGACTTCAGCGAATCGCAGTTGAACACGGTGGGCTACCACCTCTTGCGCGACGGGCGCGTGGTGGATGCCATCGAGGTGTTCAAGCTCAACGTGGAGACGTTCCCCAAGGGGGCCAACTGCTACGACAGCCTCGGCGAGGCCTACGCCGCCCACGGCGACAAGGAACAGGCCATCGCGAACTACCGCAAGTCCCTGGAGCTGGACCCCAAGAACGAGAACGCGGTGAAGATGCTCAAGGAGCTCGAGCAGCCCGCCGCGACGCGGTAGGCCGCGAGCCTTCCGACGAAAGCACCGTGCCGGGTGCCGCCAGCGTGGGCGGCACCCGGAAGCACGCCAGGGACTACTTCCCCTTGGCCTGCTCCTTCGTCCATGAGTCCTTCAGCGTCACCGTACGGTTGAAGACGGGCTTGCCCGGCTTCGAGTCCTTCGGGTCCACGTAGAAGTACCCGGTGCGCTCGAACTGGTAGCGCGACTCCACGGCGGCATCCACCAGCATCGGCTCGACGCGGGCGTCGCGCAGCGTCTGGAGGCTGGTCGGGTTGAGGAACGTGGTGAAGTCCTTGGAGTCGTCCGCGTCCGGCGCCTCCACGGAGAAGAGCCGGTCATAGAGGCGGACCTCCGCGACGGGCGCGTTGCCGGGTACCCAGTGCAGCGTGCCCTTCACCTTGCGGCCATCCGGCGCGTTGCCGCCGCGCGTGGCCGGGTCATACGAGCAACGCAACTCCACCACGTTACCCGCGGCGTCCTTGATGACCTGCTCGCACTTGATGAAGTACGCCGAGCGCAGCCGCACCTCCTTGCCGGGCGCCAACCGGAAGAACCCCTTCGGCGGGTCCTCCATGAAGTCGTCCGCCTCGATGTACAGCTCGCGCATGAAAGGCACCTGGCGCGTCCCCATCTCCGGCTTCTGCGGATGGTTCTGCACCTCCAGCAGCTCCGTCTGCCCCTCCGGGTAGTTCTCCAGGACCACCTTCAACGGGCGCATCACCGCCATGGCGCGCGGAGCCGTCTCGTTGAGGTCCTCGCGGATGCACAGCTCCAACAGGCTCATGTCGATGAGCTGCTGCGCCTTGCCCACGCCCACGCGCGTGGCGAAGTCCCGGATGGACGCCGGCGTGAAGCCACGGCGGCGCAGGCCGGTAATCGTCATCATCCGGGGGTCATCCCACCCGGCCACGAAGCCCTCCGTCACCAGCTTGAGCAGCTTGCGCTTGCTCATCACCGTGTAGTTGAGGTTTAGCCGGTTGAACTCGTACTGGTACGGCCGGTCCCCGCTGACGAGGTTGTCGACAATCCAGTCGTACAGCACGCGCCGGTTCTCGAACTCCAGCGTGCAGATGGAGTGGGTGATGCCCTCAATCGCGTCCGACAGGCAGTGCGCGAAGTCGTAGAGCGGGTAGATGGGCCACGCGTCGCCGGTGCGGTGATGGTGCGCGTGACGGATGCGGTAGATGGGCGGGTCGCGCAGCACGGGGTTGGGCGACGCCATGTCGATCTTCGCCCGCAGGGTGTGCTGGCCGTCGGAGAACTCGCCCGCGCGCATGCGGTGGAACAGGTCCAGGTTCTCCTCCACGGAGCGCTCGCGGTACGGACTGTTGCGCCCCGGCGTGGTGAAGTCGCCGCGGTACTCGCGAATCTCCTCAGGGGACAGGCTGCACACGTACGCCTTGCCCTGCTTGATGAGCTGCACGGCGAAGTCGTAGAGCTTCGGGAAGTAGTCGGACGCGAAGAACTTCCGGTCCTCCCACTCGAAGCCCAGCCACTTCACGTCACGCTGGATGGCCTCGACGTAGTCGGTGTCCTCGGTGACGGGGTTGGTGTCGTCGAAGCGCAGGTTGCACTTGCCTCCGTATTGCTGCGCCAGCCCGAAGTTGAGGCAGATGGACTTGGCGTGGCCGATGTGGAGGTAGCCGTTGGGCTCGGGCGGGAAGCGGGTGTGCACGCGGCCCGCGTACTTTCCCGTCCGCTGGTCTTCCTCGATGATTTCCTGGAGGAAGTTCAGGCCCTGCGTTTCGTTCGTCGTCGTCATGATGGGGGCGAATCCTCGTGAAGCAGCCGGGGGCCGGCAAGGGATTCCTGCTCCAGATGCCGCCGGCCGGGCCTCCGGGACGAAGATGGACGTCCCGAAGCCGTGCAGGGGAACCCCCGGGGGGGCTCATTTCATCCCCCCGTCCGGAAGGCGGGGGACCGGGCCCCTCTCCCTCTGTCAGAGCGACGAGAGCAGGGACTCCCAGGCCTTGAGGGCGCGGTCGGCGGACAGCTCCTCGGAGCGGCGCCGGGCCCGGGCGGACAGGTCGGCCCGGTGCACGTCGTCCTGGACGATGCGCGCCAGGGCGTCCGCCAGCGCCTGGGGCTGCTCCATGGGCACCAGGACGCCGTGCTTGCCGTGCTCCAGCACCTCCGCGGGGCCGGAGGGGCAGTCGGTACTGACCACGGGGCAGCCCAGGGCCAGCGCCTCCAACAGCACCATGGGCAGCCCCTCGAAGCGCGAGGACAGGGCGAAGGCCGCCGCCCGCCGCATCAGCGCATGGGGGTTGGGCGCGAAGCCCGGCAGGAAGACGGAGTCCTCCACGCCCAGGGACTTCACCAGCGCCTTCAGCTCCGCCTCCAGCGAGCCTTCCCCCAGGATGAGCAGGTGCTGGTCCACCCCGGCCTGACGCATC is drawn from Myxococcus xanthus and contains these coding sequences:
- a CDS encoding serine hydrolase, which encodes MRWLSTRLTGVLVAWVLVAPLAEAANRKQEVDRYIHGFHQKGMFNGTALVATEGGILLKKGYGSANLEWKVPNAPDTKFRIGSITKSFTATVILQLVAEGKLQLDDPITKHLPDYRGDTGGRVTITHLLNHTSGIPSYTSAPHFRADSVNPYGVAEFVKKSCSGDLEFEPGTKYAYNNCGYYLLGALIEKLTGQTYAQAVQARIFGPLGMKDSGYDVTATVLPKRASGYTPRPGGYVNAPYIDMGQPYAAGSLYSTVEDLYRWDRAFYGDTLMPAELKQKMLTPGLQHYGFGWAIAPVQLHDGKTKLPGIFHSGGINGFSSLLVRLPERKEVVILLDNATHGDLQEIAGGVLSILHGIAPRQARMPIGTVMMESLGKGSTAEAIANYRALKKTKEAQYDFSESQLNTVGYHLLRDGRVVDAIEVFKLNVETFPKGANCYDSLGEAYAAHGDKEQAIANYRKSLELDPKNENAVKMLKELEQPAATR
- a CDS encoding glutamine--tRNA ligase/YqeY domain fusion protein → MTTTNETQGLNFLQEIIEEDQRTGKYAGRVHTRFPPEPNGYLHIGHAKSICLNFGLAQQYGGKCNLRFDDTNPVTEDTDYVEAIQRDVKWLGFEWEDRKFFASDYFPKLYDFAVQLIKQGKAYVCSLSPEEIREYRGDFTTPGRNSPYRERSVEENLDLFHRMRAGEFSDGQHTLRAKIDMASPNPVLRDPPIYRIRHAHHHRTGDAWPIYPLYDFAHCLSDAIEGITHSICTLEFENRRVLYDWIVDNLVSGDRPYQYEFNRLNLNYTVMSKRKLLKLVTEGFVAGWDDPRMMTITGLRRRGFTPASIRDFATRVGVGKAQQLIDMSLLELCIREDLNETAPRAMAVMRPLKVVLENYPEGQTELLEVQNHPQKPEMGTRQVPFMRELYIEADDFMEDPPKGFFRLAPGKEVRLRSAYFIKCEQVIKDAAGNVVELRCSYDPATRGGNAPDGRKVKGTLHWVPGNAPVAEVRLYDRLFSVEAPDADDSKDFTTFLNPTSLQTLRDARVEPMLVDAAVESRYQFERTGYFYVDPKDSKPGKPVFNRTVTLKDSWTKEQAKGK